The following proteins come from a genomic window of Gemmatimonadota bacterium:
- a CDS encoding methyltransferase has product MSVQKEIYALKRELAGRYQLGEEHHNICGRKIGVTCVEDAEALFDKLGMADPDSFEVRDERLPYWATLWDSALVLSDVLLADNLIAPGESVLELGCGLGLVSSIACLKRARVTATDYQPDALKFAQLNGLQIAGIVPRTMLIDWRSPPQDQHYATLLGADLVYEPRFFDPLIATFDALLAPGGRVLFSEPNRILGRPFFDRLCNAGWAFSTITEREGATVYEIVRGD; this is encoded by the coding sequence CTCAAACGCGAACTCGCCGGGCGCTATCAACTCGGCGAAGAACACCACAATATTTGTGGGCGTAAAATAGGTGTGACGTGTGTTGAAGATGCCGAAGCACTCTTTGACAAACTGGGAATGGCTGATCCCGATAGCTTTGAGGTGCGGGACGAACGCCTGCCTTATTGGGCAACGCTTTGGGATTCTGCGCTTGTTTTATCCGATGTTCTGCTCGCGGATAATCTGATCGCGCCGGGCGAATCCGTGCTTGAACTCGGCTGTGGATTGGGCCTTGTCTCATCTATTGCCTGTCTCAAACGCGCGCGTGTCACGGCCACGGATTACCAGCCCGATGCACTCAAGTTTGCGCAACTCAACGGGTTGCAAATTGCGGGCATTGTTCCCAGGACAATGCTCATCGACTGGCGTTCTCCACCGCAAGATCAACACTATGCCACCTTGTTGGGTGCAGATCTCGTGTACGAACCGCGTTTTTTCGATCCTCTTATCGCCACATTCGACGCCCTTCTCGCACCGGGAGGGCGCGTTTTATTTTCTGAACCCAATCGCATCTTAGGCAGACCTTTTTTTGATCGTTTATGCAATGCGGGCTGGGCGTTTTCCACTATAACCGAGCGGGAAGGGGCGACAGTGTATGAGATTGTGAGAGGTGATTAG